The Plectropomus leopardus isolate mb unplaced genomic scaffold, YSFRI_Pleo_2.0 unplaced_scaffold92441, whole genome shotgun sequence nucleotide sequence ATGTGCTGTACTGCAGTGGTAGTAGTACCTGTATGTGTTGTCTGTACTGCAGCTGGGCCTCATACTCTCTCTGCTGGTTCTTCAGTCTGTCTTCTTTGGTTTTGATGAAGTTTTCATAGTCGCCACGGTAACTGTCGAGCCTCTGGGAGTGCAGGTGGATGATGTCTGTTACCACGGCGTTCAGGAAGTTTCTGTCGTGGGAGACGACCAAGATGGTGGACTGCCACGTCTGTGGGAGGaggtattacttttttttagctcGTGGCTAACTGTTCTCATTGTTTTCAAAGAGGAATGCTAACGTTAAAGTGAGTGAGGTTCAG carries:
- the LOC121940678 gene encoding ATP-binding cassette sub-family F member 3-like, with protein sequence MLDVRAILWLENYLQTWQSTILVVSHDRNFLNAVVTDIIHLHSQRLDSYRGDYENFIKTKEDRLKNQQREYEAQLQYRQHIQ